TGATCCCATCTAGACATGATCttgtagctctgccaccttctaCCACAGATGTGGAAGGCCGTCATTGTCGGATGCGGTGGACTGAGACGCGGCCCACACAAAACTGATATCTCTATATTAAACTGaaggattttgatggggatttttgttTATTATGATAATTTAATTTCCACGGGGGCACGGACATCAACTTTATATGGTTGGGAGTAATACTTTGCCCTCTACAATGTTAAGGTACAATCCTGCCCTCTGCTGGCTATGTCAGTTGGTGCTCTGTGTGGGAATGAAGTGTCCATGCAGATCCATGTGAATGCTGGCGTCGATTGAGGCACGAGCAATTTCCTCAAAGGTTTTGGCATTAAGGACAAGCATGAAGGGGGATTTCTTTGGATTGAGTGAGACGACTGAGGACAAAATGACTCCTgaaaacagaaaataaataaatgtaccaTTTTATAGTGACATAGACATCAGAGCTGATTAAATGCTTTTGTAGTGCTGAAGAAGGCCTTCTGCCTCTTaccatcatcctcctccacaGCTCCTGGTGTGGCAACAAACACAGGCTCAGAGGGGTAGCAGTCCTCTTCTGTCCACTCAATGTACTTTCTGGTCACAATGTCCCCCTTCCCAATCTGTGTAAGTATTATTAACACAAACAGCAGCATGTTTTCAGTGAGTAATGAGGAGGAACAACTTCTCTATCTTTAAGGAGAATACATTGGTAAGAGACTACCTTATTTGGGTGTGGAGTCCACTCCACTCTTGAGCCATAGAAATAACGGTACTTCCTGCCATTGAATTTGTAGTTAATCCCTGGCAACTCCAACCCTGTTTGTGTACAAATGGAGATAAATACAATtacaaattacattttttttatgggTACGATGTTCCATAAAAAATGCTACAACTTATAACCCTCAATATTTCATTAAAACTAACAACTGTTTTACTAATGTAGCATTTGATATATGATGGTATACCGATCACTGTGATGTTCAGTTAACATCAAAGTCTCACCTTCAAATATTGTGTCCGGCAGGCAATACAGCGAGCCATCTCTCTGCATCACTGTTTTGGCTGTTGTGTCTTTGAGCCTCACAAGATTTGTTCCTTTTGGAGTATCCTATAACATACATGTATCCAGTCTTTATTTGTTGTATAAACATGTAATGGTAACATTTCATTTGAAGCGGCTTTTGCATGACGCTTAGATCGCCTTGAAAACATAATATGAATGAATAGCTAGTTCATCATGAAAATGTCTAATTAAGCAAAATATCACAGGCCCTGATCAGTTCTAGATGTGATATATTCACAATATATCACGACCTCTCATGCTTTAATGCCTATTATGCTCTATAGCTCCCTCTTTAAGGTGCACAATGTTTTAACTGTTCATAAGGAGCTAAATATGAATGTACTTACAGGATAGAGTTGGGGTcttatctatctatatatacctTGTCAACAGTGAGAGGCAAGACGAATCTCTGGCAGACTGGTGGGGAGAAGTTGGCATTGTTGCTCTCAATGAATTCATGGGTTTCCTTTCTCAGGTTCGCTAAGTAGAACATTTCATACAGATTGCTGTCTTTGTAGGTGACCATGTCAAACACTACATGGCCGTCGTCCTCGTAGGCGTTGATGTGGTGGAAAACCACCAGGGCATCTGTGTAGAACTTGGTGGACACAGCCTTCCCAGTCTTCTTGTCGACCAGGTGGATCAGCGTCTAAAGAATGGCCAAGGGGATCACCAGAGAGAATGTAAGAAGTTTGATTGTTGGCAAAGTGAGTTGAAGATAAAAAATGAACTTCCCATGAGGCTGTGATCAGACAAGTGTAGCTTACAATGTCCTCTTTGTCGTATCTGAGGCAGCTGGCCCAGTTGGCGCTTCTAAATATAGCTGTGGCCAGTCTGACGATGTCCAGTTTGAATGGCTGCTCGACAAAGATGATGTAATTCTCTGTCATGCCGAAGCTGTGGAAGTAGCTGGGAAAGAGGGTAGAGCGAAACGGTATATTGCAGACCCGCTTCACCTTCCGCAGGGCAGGCTTCTTATGCTCCTTATCTGGAGAGGGAAAGAACATTGTCCTGTGAACACTTAAATGTGTAATCATTCATGGAGGTTTTTCCCCTAACATGTATATGGCCAAGAACCCCCAAAATGAAAATGTTCCGATACCTGATGCATTTACTGGAACCTTGAAGATGACATAGTTGGGCATGCCAAACCTCATGAGGGCAGTTCCCATGTTATAGGTGTTTCCCTCATCATCGTAGTGAGGGTGTGAAGTTGCCAGGTTCAGAGCAATGTGATTCCTGTAGTTCATCTGAGGTTGAGTTTACAGGACAGGCAAAGGGAGAATATATTAAAGCCAGTGATAATAAATTACATGGACAACAGTGATCATTTCAACAGATTTGAATTTACCTTTCCAATTACGTCCAGGGTCATTGGGTCAATTTGATTCATGTAGTTGACTTCTGATGAGGCATAGTAGTCCTCCCATATCTAATGATGTTTATCAGGTTGTTATCTGTGAAGTCTGGGATGGCAGCGAGAAGGTAGGAGAAGGCTCTGAAAAAAGGACAAGATACTATGTGATATTATGTGTTTTTGGTCATGTTTGTTGAGATTTTTTTGTGTGGACATCCATGAAAGGGACATGTAAAATCAGGAACAAATAAACTATAAATCATGTTTAAAAAATCATTATTTACtttgaaaatatgtttttgcAGGGATCGGGATAGATCATGGTCCCAAATTCTGACACAACAATCTTGTTTGCCTGAGTGTTTTTCTTGAAGGTGTCACTCCTCAGGAATTTACTCCTGTAGTACACCTCACCTGTAAAACACAAAGATTCTCAGCCCGATTCAGCCAGCTGGGAAAGTGTTTACCATTTGTGGAAATGTACAATGTGTTGTTCCTGTCTCACCATCTTTGAAGGTGAAACTATGAATTAAGGCCATGCCATCAAACCAGTGGTTGTATTCAGTGTCTCCCACTTTAAAGAGACCAGGCCCATTGCGCAGCAATGTCCCTTGTAGCCACTCAGGGACACATCCTGCAAGCACAGAAGATACAAGACATAATAAATGCTTTCATTTTTACCACATTTCCATGTGATAAACCGAACAATGTAGAAATGGAGCTGATAAAGTTTGACCTTCAgcctatatatttttttgaatgGCAAATTTGATAACTTTTGAAAGTTTACAATAGAGGTTCATTATAcctcatatactgtatataggtgtTTGTGTCAGTGAAGGctcttcagaggaggaaggggaggcccATCATGATTTTCAGGAAAATCTCAATtgtaaaacattaaaaaagttatcctttttagataaaactatactaaatataatcatgtcaccaaataattgattaaaacattgTTTTGCAATGGTCTACAGTAAAAAAAATTAGGCCTTCAACTTGTAAGCATTGCAATTTAGGCTATCATTTTGGGTACTGATGTCTCGCAGGATAATTGTTTAACTCTATTTGTGTTTTATAATTGTTTTTACTATAGGGCTACACTTAAAATGAGACcctagctcacaggcctctaaataTAGCctttaaatatgtttttttttaactaaaTATTTGAAGAAGCACTTGCAGTGGCTGATAGAGAAAGCAGATCTGGCAATTAGAATACGCTATAGAGTCTTGACAATTTGGGACCCCTTGGCTATACCACAGTAGCCCTACACGGGCTATAAAAAGGAccatgtgcatttcaggtaaaataacaacttaatgtttatatcccaggacaaattagctagcaacagcaagctagctaaataggacaaattagttagcaagtgcaagctagctagctaaattgccaaacatgtttaatgcttttcgacctgctCCTAAATGAATGTCATGGGTTcatagtttgttttgatattcaATTcaattttaacctgcgtgtcgtgtcGCGTTtgatgtagggggacaaaataaatgtatgcacgatagcgcacgcgcgcagccggtttgggttccgtgtcgtCACAGAAACTGCGAACACACAGGCAGAGAAGCACAAAGGGATGGAGGTGCGGCGAGAGAGCGGACGAAAACGCTTCTTCGGGGACCGCAGCTGTGCCGCAGCAATATAAATTGGTGCTGTGACGTCGTCGCAGCAACAGCAAAACGTAATCTACCGTTTTCTAGCGGAGCCAATAGCGGATCTCACTGAAAAATAGTTGGAAACACTGCACAAGATATTAATCAGAACGTGCCAACGTTAAAAAAAGTAAAGTTGCTCAGAAGGAAATAATAGTTTTATTATGCAAGTCACTAGCAAATAGGAAACTAACTAACATAGCAATAACACTGAAATACCTTGAAAGATCGGCTAGCTAGTACATAAAGGGATACGCCTACGGCCTACCTGTTACTTCTGCTTTGACAGGTTCGGGTGATTCAGTCCCGTTCTTGCCGATGATGGATTGAAACATGGCATCAACTATGTTTCAATCTATAGGCTGTTATGTGGTACAGTGGTCCCTTATCAACCACAATAGGTTATATCAAACTAGACTATGGACGGGTCTGTCTATATCTTTGAGGTATGGACAATAGTCTAGGGATAAAATTCCAAATGTATTACATAACTGTATCACGTATGACCACGTAGGCTACTAGGCGCCGTCTATTGGCTGGTTTATGTAAAGCGATCACAAAAAGTGATAACTCACTAAAACAATACTATCGCCATCTACTGGCCTGTTTATGTATAACCAAACTGTAACATAATGGTGGTTATTTAACATCACGAAGAAACAGAGAGGTCAGACTCTTTTAATGCATTTATTACAACTTTGAATTGAAACTCCACTTCTTCTCCTTtactccttcttcttcatctcttaTCAAATTGACATCTTGAACTTTACTAAAAGGCGatggaaaataaaataaagaaattgATAGATTAGAAATAAAATGTGCTTTTGGGCAGTCTTCATGATAATGGGAGTTTATTGAGTTTATACATGTAATGTGCTGCCCTATAGTACGTTTATTAATGAAAACTAAAAAGCAAACAcctggtaaacagctgagggatgggctggagaaatgtaaccactctcaaattcatagacagagctatggattcaAGGACTGCTCATCCATGAGATAAAAATGtaagttttaaccatgttttggaGCTATACCGTGTTTatttacaattacattgtttacaaagtaATGGAGTAAAACAGTTATATTTAGACAGTTGAATAAGCTAAACAGGCATTACAAATTACattattcaagaatcaatggctatatacagtgtcattaTTTTACAAGTGaaaacatatacagtgcattcggacgtattcagaccccttgaccttttccacattttgttacgttacagccttattctaaaattgattaaattgtttttcccccctcaatgtttgctaatttatattaaaaaataaataaataacagataccacatttacataagtattcaaaccctttacttagtactttgttgaagcacctttggcaacaattagagcctcgagtcttcttgggtaaaaCCCCACAGGTTTTGTTTCTCTCAATATGGCCGCCACATAACTCATTGGGGATACATTTCACAAATCGACAAGATCTACAAATCTTTTCTAGCtgtgtacagtatatgcaatttggTGCTTCTATCACCAAAGTTACAATCCAAAAACATAGTTGGTCGAAGCTCTGAACATACCGAAAATGTGTCTGATGGATAACTGTAAATTGGAGTTTTCCAATGATATATGATTAAATGGTATACGTGACCAATAACTTGTTCTATACTGGCGTGGTTTGTCAAAGGGTAAAATCCCTatgggaaaatgtatggaatgGAGGGATGTAAGAAAGCGTGATAACCGGAGAAAGCTCAAATTGCTGCACTGCTATCACACATTTTCCAACTCTAGGGACATAGACCTTTAAAGAAATCACTATGAGACATCACCCCAAGTGAGCCCGACCGATCCCCCGCCCTGGCTCATGGACTAGTATGCACACTCCACACAAAAGTGCATGCATGCACAAACATGCCTTTTCAACTAATTGTTGTGAAACTTACTGTTATCTAAATGCCAATTCTGTGCAAAATGATTACACAATTCTTTACAACACAGATCATGTCCATTATCTTTAAACACACGATAAGGCCACACACATTCAGGCATCTGGGAATAACACATTTAATATGTTCTGTTATTATCTCAGTGCAATTATTGTAGCCTATCATGTTGACATGATGTAAGGCAACTTGAGTTTAATCCCACAAACTCCTTGAAGTTTTTAAAATGTATCCAAATGGAAAATGCATTAATCCACCATGGCCTGGATTCTCTTTAGTCAATTGGAAAATGTAGAGCAGGCCTATACTTTGGACCTAAGTTTATTTGCCTTTATCTGTGCACATACTTAGCTATATGTGTTTATGGTTTTACAGAGGTCAATTCTACTGTCACTGATTACCACATAGTACAGCTGGTCTAGAGCAAtgcttcccaaactcggtcctggggccccaatgggggcacgttttggtttttgaaCTACCACTACACAGCTGaatcaaataaccaactcatcatcaagctttgattatttgaatcagctgagtATTGTTAGGGAAAAATCCAAAACTTACACCCaggggggccccaggaccgagtttgggaagcaCTGGTCTAGAGTCCCATATACGCCAACATTCTTTCATTAGATTACATTTTCATACACAATAGAAACAAGGGAGCTAAAA
The Oncorhynchus nerka isolate Pitt River linkage group LG28, Oner_Uvic_2.0, whole genome shotgun sequence genome window above contains:
- the LOC115112229 gene encoding LOW QUALITY PROTEIN: beta,beta-carotene 15,15'-dioxygenase-like (The sequence of the model RefSeq protein was modified relative to this genomic sequence to represent the inferred CDS: inserted 1 base in 1 codon), giving the protein MFQSIIGKNGTESPEPVKAEVTGCVPEWLQGTLLRNGPGLFKVGDTEYNHWFDGMALIHSFTFKDGEVYYRSKFLRSDTFKKNTQANKIVVSEFGTMIYPDPCKNIFSKAFSYLLAAIPDFTDNNLINIIRYXEDYYASSEVNYMNQIDPMTLDVIGKMNYRNHIALNLATSHPHYDDEGNTYNMGTALMRFGMPNYVIFKVPVNASDKEHKKPALRKVKRVCNIPFRSTLFPSYFHSFGMTENYIIFVEQPFKLDIVRLATAIFRSANWASCLRYDKEDITLIHLVDKKTGKAVSTKFYTDALVVFHHINAYEDDGHVVFDMVTYKDSNLYEMFYLANLRKETHEFIESNNANFSPPVCQRFVLPLTVDKDTPKGTNLVRLKDTTAKTVMQRDGSLYCLPDTIFEGLELPGINYKFNGRKYRYFYGSRVEWTPHPNKIGKGDIVTRKYIEWTEEDCYPSEPVFVATPGAVEEDDGVILSSVVSLNPKKSPFMLVLNAKTFEEIARASIDASIHMDLHGHFIPTQSTN